The following coding sequences are from one Treponema bryantii window:
- a CDS encoding methyl-accepting chemotaxis protein produces the protein MNIKEEFTQKKTVMEKDINFGAEVTKRVVLSNMCFEILTMAACISMGIGELRIIKLPSIIGLGVLICMALHALALVMGIVLVTQAITEDLSSFYYYDSTEKERTKLMKQLMGMPARIGVVVFIFFIVCGSIWISLFSGIAHLSLNTVILVSCMLFLGAYCATVHAITGITQKICSKHAAEIVRKGVSKIEVEKRHYFGMNSSTITVIHIFAPILIIGILFFILAWRTYASYTATKLVFFHLIVFGGLSLIAYLYYSGTLFRRMMRSINNMHDLMSGINKENLRKVKFEKTDLSNEFMYNVYLLNTIVEILQKILKQSQKISMDVIESSNELSVISRETAVTSLEQNSGVKELLSAMEETDSLSKNIAEKIGEVSLVAKKTTENIVDGFSILKQNMQKLDEIKAANDITVDGIKILTEKITGISDIARIINGIADQTNIIAFNAEIEASSAGDVGENFALVANEIRRLTNNTIQSTNEIRKRIIEIQHSSDALLISSQNGCNKILDGTQIITELNTRFEELQHSSETMDYASEDIKKIIEQQTASFAQIVITLRQIAEAAETFSTSTQKISDSAQNLCLISDSLKKLQPEEAITELENAGTASEVK, from the coding sequence ATGAATATAAAAGAAGAATTCACGCAAAAGAAAACCGTCATGGAAAAAGACATCAATTTTGGAGCAGAGGTTACCAAACGGGTAGTTCTTTCCAATATGTGTTTTGAAATCCTGACTATGGCTGCCTGTATTTCGATGGGAATCGGAGAGCTCCGGATTATCAAGCTGCCGTCAATAATTGGACTGGGAGTCCTTATTTGTATGGCACTTCATGCTTTAGCTCTTGTGATGGGCATTGTACTTGTAACACAGGCAATTACTGAAGATTTGTCTTCATTCTATTATTATGATTCGACTGAAAAAGAACGAACAAAACTTATGAAGCAGTTGATGGGAATGCCTGCAAGAATTGGAGTTGTAGTATTCATCTTCTTTATAGTCTGCGGTTCTATCTGGATTTCTTTGTTTTCTGGAATTGCACATCTGAGTCTTAATACAGTAATTCTTGTTTCCTGCATGCTTTTCCTTGGTGCGTATTGTGCTACAGTTCATGCTATTACGGGAATTACTCAGAAAATCTGTTCTAAGCATGCTGCAGAAATTGTTCGAAAAGGTGTATCAAAAATTGAGGTTGAAAAGAGACACTATTTTGGTATGAACTCTTCAACCATCACTGTAATTCATATTTTTGCTCCGATTTTAATAATTGGTATATTGTTCTTTATTCTTGCCTGGCGAACCTATGCTTCTTATACAGCAACAAAACTTGTATTCTTCCATCTTATTGTTTTTGGAGGACTCAGCCTTATAGCTTATCTGTATTATTCAGGAACTCTCTTCAGACGAATGATGCGCTCAATTAATAACATGCATGATCTGATGAGTGGAATAAATAAAGAAAATCTTCGTAAGGTAAAATTTGAAAAAACTGACCTCTCAAATGAGTTTATGTACAATGTTTACCTGCTCAACACAATTGTAGAGATTCTTCAGAAAATCCTGAAGCAGAGTCAGAAAATCAGTATGGATGTAATTGAGTCAAGTAATGAACTCTCTGTTATTTCCCGTGAGACTGCCGTTACCTCTCTTGAACAGAACTCTGGTGTTAAGGAACTTCTTTCTGCAATGGAAGAAACAGACTCTCTTTCAAAGAACATTGCAGAAAAAATTGGTGAGGTTTCTCTGGTTGCTAAAAAGACAACAGAAAATATTGTAGATGGTTTCAGTATCCTCAAGCAGAACATGCAGAAGCTTGATGAAATTAAAGCTGCAAATGATATTACAGTAGATGGAATTAAGATTCTTACAGAAAAGATTACCGGTATTTCAGATATTGCAAGAATCATCAATGGTATTGCAGATCAGACAAATATCATTGCATTTAATGCTGAAATTGAAGCTTCCAGTGCCGGTGATGTAGGTGAGAACTTTGCGCTTGTAGCAAATGAAATCCGCCGTCTCACAAACAACACAATTCAGTCTACAAATGAAATCCGTAAGCGAATTATTGAAATACAGCATTCTTCAGATGCACTGCTTATTTCTTCTCAGAATGGCTGTAACAAGATTCTTGATGGAACTCAGATAATCACAGAGTTGAATACACGCTTTGAAGAGCTCCAGCATTCATCAGAAACAATGGACTATGCATCAGAAGATATTAAAAAGATTATTGAGCAGCAGACAGCTTCTTTTGCACAGATTGTTATTACCCTGCGTCAGATTGCAGAAGCAGCAGAAACCTTCTCAACATCAACGCAGAAAATCAGTGATTCGGCACAGAACCTCTGCCTTATTTCAGACAGCCTGAAGAAGCTTCAGCCAGAGGAAGCAATTACCGAATTAGAAAACGCTGGTACAGCAAGTGAGGTGAAATAA
- a CDS encoding methyl-accepting chemotaxis protein, whose translation MKQNEKYLSLERRILRASHIPDIACGLVLLLYTVFILNLKFSTHYPLIITVALGVLFAQFVCSTVTNHMFMGKVSKRIEIWENEEMTKEERTKLFLDLHKLPKKKSLETTSYFVVCAIALAAAYHFIYRVNLSINIVSLCSCFLGAYVAGLLALANTRGICNEYACRIVEEGIDEKILNKKSYFGVSYHRTFALYCTIPVVWGIVLAMMLFYVYYYNNVPSASAGFLPADAYGLGLRKVQLSRIGVVLAINTIVGIVSVYSFLNSILISSDKLQNAMLHIIKNDIFTVKLVPTDFESEVSYNLYLINQIVLLFRSILNDVHEIGNTMIEPIEGLTEIAQSTASTSLEQSTGVKEILATMEDTDRQTRNIVEKIADVTTVAEGTENNVDAGFETLQSNLDKMTEITDANVSTISGIRELGEKIGSIWEIVKIINDIADQTRIIAFNAELEASSAGDSGKNFHIVANEVRRLAAGITNSVDQIKDRITEIQHSSDNLIITSESGTEKIREGLELSEKLKEKFNDIQSSSEITVESANQIKEIINQQSTSFDQIVATVRQISSGIENFSNSTGTVNNTAQKLKEAANLLENLHVQIIEE comes from the coding sequence ATGAAACAGAACGAAAAGTATTTATCACTCGAAAGAAGAATTTTGCGTGCAAGTCATATCCCTGATATTGCCTGTGGTTTAGTACTTCTTTTGTATACAGTTTTTATTTTGAATCTTAAATTCTCAACTCACTATCCGTTAATTATTACCGTTGCACTTGGTGTTTTGTTTGCACAGTTTGTATGTTCAACTGTTACAAATCATATGTTCATGGGTAAGGTTTCAAAGAGAATTGAAATCTGGGAAAATGAAGAAATGACAAAGGAAGAGCGAACAAAACTTTTCCTTGATTTGCATAAACTTCCAAAAAAGAAATCTCTTGAAACTACTTCTTATTTCGTTGTGTGTGCCATTGCACTTGCAGCTGCCTATCATTTTATTTATAGAGTAAATCTCAGTATAAATATCGTTAGTCTTTGCAGCTGTTTCCTCGGTGCATACGTAGCAGGTCTTCTTGCTCTTGCAAACACACGCGGAATTTGTAATGAATATGCCTGTCGTATTGTTGAAGAAGGTATTGATGAAAAGATTCTGAACAAGAAATCTTATTTTGGAGTTTCATATCACAGAACCTTTGCTCTTTACTGTACAATCCCAGTCGTATGGGGAATTGTTTTAGCAATGATGCTCTTTTATGTGTATTATTACAATAACGTTCCTTCTGCATCTGCCGGTTTCCTTCCTGCTGATGCTTACGGACTTGGCTTACGTAAGGTTCAGCTTTCAAGAATTGGCGTTGTTCTTGCAATAAATACAATTGTCGGAATCGTTTCGGTTTATTCCTTTCTGAACAGTATTCTTATTTCTTCTGATAAACTTCAGAACGCAATGCTTCATATCATCAAAAATGATATTTTTACAGTAAAGCTTGTTCCAACTGATTTTGAATCAGAAGTTTCTTACAACCTGTATCTTATCAATCAGATTGTACTTTTGTTCCGTTCAATTTTGAATGATGTACACGAGATTGGTAATACAATGATTGAGCCTATTGAAGGGCTTACAGAAATTGCTCAGTCTACAGCATCAACCTCTCTTGAACAGTCTACTGGTGTAAAAGAGATTCTTGCCACAATGGAAGATACAGACCGCCAGACACGTAACATTGTTGAAAAGATTGCAGATGTAACAACCGTTGCAGAAGGAACTGAAAACAATGTAGATGCCGGTTTTGAAACCCTTCAGTCTAACCTTGATAAGATGACAGAAATTACAGATGCTAACGTTTCAACAATTTCCGGAATCCGTGAGCTTGGTGAAAAAATCGGAAGCATCTGGGAAATCGTAAAAATCATTAACGATATTGCAGATCAGACTCGTATCATCGCTTTCAATGCTGAGCTTGAAGCTTCAAGTGCCGGTGACAGCGGAAAGAACTTCCATATTGTTGCTAATGAAGTACGCCGTCTTGCAGCAGGAATTACAAATTCTGTTGATCAGATTAAAGACAGAATTACAGAAATTCAGCACTCCTCTGATAACCTGATTATTACTTCTGAGTCTGGAACAGAAAAGATTCGCGAAGGTCTTGAGCTCTCAGAAAAACTTAAGGAGAAGTTCAACGATATTCAGAGTTCTTCAGAAATTACAGTAGAGTCTGCAAATCAGATTAAGGAAATCATTAATCAGCAGTCTACTTCGTTCGATCAGATTGTTGCAACCGTACGTCAGATTTCTTCGGGAATCGAAAACTTTTCTAATTCTACAGGAACTGTTAATAATACTGCACAGAAGCTTAAAGAGGCTGCAAATCTTCTTGAAAATCTTCATGTTCAGATTATTGAAGAGTAA
- a CDS encoding SGNH/GDSL hydrolase family protein — protein MFYYDGYNLAKSEKNAVIVFGGSLDNSIPVKTLADAFDFNFQILNKSIADLSVKNAKEAFCSYVQPLHPEGIIIHLGESDLNLFKANSTEFDSAYLQLIEAVKAANSKCRIALISLYNENADQTIAEMNRHIKAIADSEKCDFVSVDNAKLWNPAASKAAIRFAQNMGLSVRKPLRDVAEILYSYAYKVILKNNTVTGLAG, from the coding sequence ATGTTTTATTACGATGGTTATAATCTTGCAAAATCAGAAAAGAATGCGGTAATCGTATTCGGTGGAAGTCTGGATAACTCTATCCCTGTAAAAACTCTTGCAGATGCTTTTGATTTCAACTTTCAGATTTTGAACAAGAGTATTGCTGATCTTTCTGTAAAGAATGCAAAAGAAGCTTTCTGCTCATATGTTCAGCCATTGCATCCTGAAGGAATCATTATTCATCTTGGTGAAAGCGATTTGAATCTGTTCAAAGCAAACAGCACAGAATTTGACAGCGCATATCTTCAGCTTATTGAAGCTGTAAAGGCAGCAAACTCAAAGTGCAGAATTGCCCTCATTTCTCTCTATAATGAGAATGCTGACCAGACAATTGCAGAAATGAACCGCCACATTAAGGCTATTGCAGATTCTGAAAAATGTGACTTTGTAAGTGTTGATAATGCAAAACTCTGGAATCCTGCAGCTTCAAAAGCAGCAATTCGCTTTGCACAGAACATGGGACTGAGTGTTCGTAAACCACTCCGCGACGTAGCTGAAATCCTTTACAGCTATGCTTACAAAGTAATTCTTAAGAACAATACAGTAACTGGTCTCGCAGGCTAA
- a CDS encoding PQ-loop domain-containing transporter, whose protein sequence is MEIGHLFEALMLVCFGFSWPLNVIKAYKARSAKGTSLAFIILIITGYVAGITAKFINHQLNYVLAVYFLNLAIVMSNLVVYFRNVALDKKRENNIKNVEVIRTPVGA, encoded by the coding sequence ATGGAAATTGGACATCTTTTTGAAGCATTAATGCTGGTTTGCTTTGGATTTTCATGGCCTTTAAATGTAATTAAAGCCTACAAAGCAAGAAGCGCAAAGGGTACAAGCCTGGCCTTTATCATCTTGATAATCACCGGCTACGTAGCAGGTATTACTGCTAAGTTCATCAATCATCAGCTGAACTACGTTCTGGCTGTTTACTTTTTGAACCTTGCAATTGTAATGTCTAACCTTGTTGTTTATTTCAGAAATGTTGCTCTGGATAAAAAACGTGAGAACAACATTAAGAACGTAGAAGTAATCAGAACTCCAGTCGGAGCTTAA
- a CDS encoding sensor histidine kinase produces the protein MESKVSKPKKGRRKNSLTDIRHEIQRIQLILIILTTIFMSVGGAVINVNASDNAFDQNLQDTAELITRIYGFMRDAPRRDLCICMDGIAAELADVDVISIVDTENIRVYHTNHNLMGTEYDGTHPDFTTHKKGFYTESDIGPSGPQRRTYSAIYDEKGNYIGFIMAIMLKTSIRSFTYKIVLLFLSVTVAAIIIEIAICRAFSRKLKRRLLGYEPDTFSSMFRIRENILESTYDGIIAVDSENNVQFSNKAADKMLGCVDDEKITHIKQQVFAEKYLSEVLKNGTAEFGIQQETENGTALLMDCVPVMEDGILSGAVALLHDRTEYTKLMEELSGTKYLVDSMRANNHDFTNKLHVILGLIQIGEYDKAVSYIENISIIQRETLSTVMHAVDNASFAALLIGKIARASECNVRFVLKEGIRFKSSDIAVPSEALVTIAGNLIDNALDAMNMKLTDLNRQRELEFGVFTKPGELLITVRDTGCGIPDEIRDRIFEKGFSTKGTGRGVGMYHTKQLVESLGGTISFESEKDIGTSFMVLLKGNYV, from the coding sequence ATGGAATCAAAGGTTTCAAAGCCAAAGAAAGGCCGTAGAAAAAACAGTCTCACGGATATCCGCCACGAGATTCAGCGTATCCAGCTGATTCTGATTATTCTGACTACGATTTTTATGAGTGTGGGCGGTGCGGTAATAAATGTAAACGCCAGCGATAATGCGTTCGATCAGAATCTGCAGGATACTGCGGAATTGATAACGCGGATTTATGGGTTTATGCGGGATGCGCCGCGCCGCGACCTGTGCATATGTATGGACGGAATTGCAGCGGAGCTGGCGGATGTAGACGTTATTTCCATTGTTGATACAGAAAATATCAGAGTTTATCATACAAATCACAATCTTATGGGAACTGAGTACGACGGTACTCATCCGGATTTTACCACTCATAAAAAAGGTTTTTATACAGAAAGCGATATCGGACCTTCTGGTCCACAGCGTCGTACCTATTCAGCAATTTATGATGAAAAGGGCAACTATATCGGATTTATCATGGCGATTATGCTGAAAACCTCAATCCGCTCCTTTACTTACAAAATCGTACTTTTATTTTTGAGTGTTACAGTTGCTGCGATAATCATAGAAATCGCAATATGCCGCGCCTTTTCCCGCAAACTTAAGCGGCGGCTCCTTGGTTATGAACCCGACACCTTCTCTTCAATGTTCCGCATCCGCGAAAATATTCTGGAATCTACATACGATGGAATCATTGCTGTTGACAGCGAAAACAACGTTCAGTTTTCAAATAAAGCGGCAGATAAGATGCTTGGCTGTGTTGATGATGAAAAAATCACCCATATCAAGCAGCAGGTTTTTGCAGAAAAATATCTTTCCGAGGTCTTAAAAAACGGCACCGCTGAATTTGGCATTCAGCAGGAAACAGAAAACGGTACCGCTCTTTTAATGGACTGCGTTCCCGTAATGGAAGACGGAATCCTCAGCGGTGCCGTCGCTCTTTTACATGACCGTACTGAATATACAAAACTTATGGAAGAACTTTCTGGAACCAAGTATCTTGTAGATTCAATGCGTGCCAATAACCATGATTTTACAAATAAACTGCATGTAATTCTCGGTCTTATTCAGATTGGTGAATATGACAAGGCTGTGTCATATATTGAAAATATTTCGATTATCCAGCGGGAAACTTTGAGCACTGTTATGCACGCGGTAGATAATGCCTCTTTTGCAGCTTTGCTGATTGGAAAAATTGCCCGTGCTTCAGAATGTAATGTTCGTTTTGTTCTAAAAGAGGGAATTCGCTTTAAGAGTTCTGATATTGCAGTTCCTTCTGAAGCTCTTGTAACGATTGCCGGAAATCTTATAGACAATGCTCTTGATGCAATGAATATGAAGCTTACAGACCTTAACCGTCAGCGGGAACTTGAGTTCGGCGTGTTTACAAAACCTGGTGAACTTTTAATTACAGTCCGCGACACTGGCTGCGGCATCCCGGATGAAATCCGCGACAGAATTTTTGAAAAAGGTTTTTCTACAAAGGGTACAGGCCGCGGGGTTGGTATGTATCATACAAAGCAGCTTGTTGAAAGTCTTGGCGGAACAATCAGTTTTGAATCAGAGAAAGACATTGGAACGTCTTTTATGGTATTATTAAAGGGTAATTATGTATAA
- a CDS encoding response regulator: MYKVLIVEDDPMVAMINEQYVCRNKSFLVQKTCRNGQEALEYLESQNTEANGDSSIDLVIMDVFMPLMNGIESLKKIREKKLDCEVIMVTAANDPSTLEEAMHLGVIDFLIKPFAYERFQVALEKYIAKELAFRDANKTIDQSYVDSLISSPVSYHSQNDELPKGIQKKTLDLITDYLKEKKGWVSGDQISEDVGLSSVTVRHYMSYLTETKVVNVEINYETGGRPSMLYRKS, translated from the coding sequence ATGTATAAGGTTCTGATTGTTGAAGACGACCCAATGGTTGCCATGATAAATGAACAGTATGTATGCCGCAATAAGAGTTTTCTGGTTCAGAAAACCTGTCGTAACGGCCAGGAAGCTCTTGAGTACCTTGAATCTCAAAATACAGAGGCAAACGGAGATTCTTCAATTGATCTTGTAATTATGGATGTTTTCATGCCACTTATGAACGGTATCGAATCCCTTAAAAAAATCCGAGAAAAGAAGCTTGATTGTGAAGTAATTATGGTGACGGCTGCAAATGATCCTTCAACACTAGAAGAAGCTATGCATCTTGGAGTTATAGATTTTCTGATTAAGCCGTTTGCCTACGAACGGTTTCAGGTTGCACTGGAAAAATATATTGCAAAAGAACTTGCCTTCCGGGACGCAAATAAAACCATTGACCAGAGTTATGTCGACAGTCTTATTTCCAGTCCTGTATCTTATCATTCTCAGAACGATGAGCTTCCAAAGGGAATTCAGAAAAAAACTCTGGATCTTATAACTGATTATCTTAAAGAAAAAAAAGGCTGGGTATCTGGAGATCAGATTTCAGAAGATGTTGGTCTTTCCTCAGTTACAGTCCGCCATTATATGAGTTATCTGACAGAAACAAAGGTTGTTAATGTAGAAATCAATTATGAAACCGGCGGCCGCCCAAGTATGCTTTATCGTAAGTCATAA
- a CDS encoding RrF2 family transcriptional regulator: MIVSTKGRYALRVMIDLAEQHKSERVPLKEIAERQQISQKYIESIMTLLSKNGFVDAVHGKGGGYKLNKKPDEYKVGDILRLTEGSLSPVACLEKGAPECSRKAECRTLPMWTKLDELVEGYLDSVSLADLMR, translated from the coding sequence ATGATAGTTTCTACTAAAGGCCGCTACGCTCTTCGTGTAATGATTGATCTGGCCGAACAGCATAAAAGTGAACGAGTACCTCTTAAGGAAATAGCTGAACGCCAGCAGATTTCACAGAAATATATTGAATCAATTATGACTCTTCTGTCTAAAAACGGTTTTGTTGATGCCGTTCATGGAAAGGGTGGTGGTTATAAACTTAATAAAAAGCCTGATGAATATAAGGTTGGCGACATTCTTCGTCTTACAGAAGGAAGTCTTTCTCCTGTTGCATGTCTGGAAAAAGGTGCACCGGAGTGTTCTCGTAAGGCAGAATGCAGAACCCTGCCAATGTGGACTAAGCTTGATGAACTTGTAGAGGGATATCTGGATAGTGTTTCTCTCGCAGATTTGATGCGATAG
- a CDS encoding aldo/keto reductase, with protein MKKLGFGLMRLPYTEDKTWGNIDLEKTREMIDAYMAEGFTYFDTAWVYHGGFSERVFGELVAKRYPREQFQVTSKMPLWNMKDPAELQKTFDEQLKKCGVEYFDYYFLHALNRDVFATAEKLGAFEWMQKMKAEGKIKHPGFSFHDSADALEMMLSKHPEVELVQLQINYIDWESDNVQSRKCYEICKRYGIPVSIMEPIKGGSLANIMPDAKKKFTDYNPDASVASWAVRYCASMDNILVVLSGMSNMEQLKDNMSYMKDFVPLNAEEQECVKKATELIKSTIAIPCTACRYCVDETNGGCPMKINIPRMFELYNESKRYGIASFKWHYNEELKKTGNPAECVECGNCQGHCPQGLKIIDLLKEVSSAFSS; from the coding sequence ATGAAGAAACTTGGATTTGGATTGATGAGACTTCCTTACACAGAAGATAAAACCTGGGGAAACATTGATCTTGAAAAAACACGAGAGATGATTGATGCATACATGGCAGAAGGATTTACCTATTTTGATACAGCCTGGGTATATCACGGTGGCTTTTCTGAACGCGTTTTCGGTGAGCTTGTTGCAAAACGATATCCACGTGAACAGTTTCAGGTTACAAGCAAAATGCCTTTATGGAATATGAAAGATCCTGCAGAGCTTCAGAAGACTTTTGATGAACAGCTCAAAAAATGCGGAGTTGAATATTTTGATTATTATTTCCTCCATGCCCTGAACAGAGATGTTTTTGCAACAGCAGAAAAACTCGGAGCTTTTGAATGGATGCAGAAAATGAAGGCAGAAGGAAAAATTAAGCACCCTGGCTTCAGTTTCCACGACTCTGCTGATGCTCTTGAGATGATGCTCAGCAAACATCCTGAGGTTGAACTTGTTCAGCTCCAGATTAACTATATTGACTGGGAAAGCGACAATGTTCAGAGTCGTAAATGTTACGAAATCTGTAAGCGCTATGGTATTCCTGTATCTATTATGGAACCAATTAAGGGCGGTAGTCTTGCAAACATCATGCCGGATGCTAAAAAAAAATTTACTGACTACAATCCAGATGCAAGTGTAGCAAGCTGGGCTGTACGTTACTGTGCAAGCATGGACAATATTCTTGTAGTTCTCAGTGGTATGAGCAATATGGAACAGCTCAAAGACAACATGAGTTACATGAAGGATTTTGTTCCACTCAATGCAGAAGAACAGGAATGTGTAAAGAAAGCAACTGAACTTATTAAATCTACAATTGCAATTCCTTGTACAGCCTGCCGCTATTGTGTTGATGAAACAAACGGTGGCTGTCCTATGAAGATTAACATTCCACGTATGTTTGAACTTTACAACGAAAGCAAGCGCTATGGCATTGCATCGTTCAAATGGCATTACAACGAGGAGTTAAAGAAGACTGGAAATCCTGCAGAATGTGTTGAATGCGGTAACTGTCAGGGTCATTGCCCACAGGGACTTAAGATTATTGACCTTCTGAAAGAGGTTTCTTCAGCTTTTTCGTCGTAA
- a CDS encoding SpoIIE family protein phosphatase, producing MKNCSLLRFKPQLFLLVFCFLFLFSSCKGKSEPPRIYLDDAFYWALSDVDSTIDDAINLDYKHLDNMGYKNLMDLVGRDGEFIWLKADFELIPELKNDDLSMVIPYLHFADELYLNGLYIDDYGVMEAGLSNPMIQEAGYVANLFDFPELYLKQDGINTIYIKVFCLGHATITDGVFIGLRQDGWRTSDNMTFWRSRFYMFFEGMMILCGVFFFMLYFMFDKNVSYRRFGILNFLTALFFSIFFITDIPWAGFHGGIPFLIYVKFAKSICFFAIEFVLSMFICSFIEYKLSKFGTAIQYLSFLISTTMVLLSPDYVWLFSKTLVMIPISCFGLLCSIAYTIISLKNLKVQTKARFVLIAMGVLFSIMGVDIIIKGAFRNIKMPFISIFGLTAVIIVFFVYFCRDYSKIARRLEYLNKGLEDEIKLQTEKLTTANKSLQHDREISLKDMKMAAIVQKKFFHAPEHSLKNWDFAVRYEPLSIVSGDLFNFYHEEDLLNGISLFDASGHGVAASLVTMLAENIIQQTYCETLESGERVADALKLINERFIEAKGEIENYLTGILLSTKENSDGSCTMVMSNAGHPYPLYYNAKEKVVEELLPSADMPYTGPVGLSGLGVEFSEMEFTMQSGDILFLFTDGITEMLNDKKLDFGIDPIKAIIEKYNSESAEQIISRIMDRMEEFIADTPRVDDVSVIILKRA from the coding sequence ATGAAAAATTGTTCTCTTTTGCGATTCAAGCCGCAACTTTTTTTGCTTGTTTTTTGTTTTCTTTTTTTGTTTTCTTCCTGCAAGGGTAAATCTGAGCCTCCAAGAATCTATCTTGATGATGCTTTTTACTGGGCACTTTCTGATGTTGACAGCACAATAGATGATGCTATAAATCTGGATTATAAACATCTCGATAATATGGGCTACAAAAATCTTATGGATCTTGTTGGCCGTGATGGTGAATTTATCTGGCTGAAAGCAGATTTTGAACTTATTCCAGAACTTAAGAATGATGACCTTTCTATGGTCATTCCATATCTTCACTTTGCCGATGAACTTTATCTTAATGGCTTATATATAGATGATTATGGAGTTATGGAGGCCGGCCTTTCTAATCCTATGATTCAGGAAGCCGGCTATGTAGCAAATCTTTTTGATTTTCCTGAACTTTATCTGAAGCAGGATGGAATCAACACAATTTATATCAAAGTATTCTGTCTTGGACATGCAACAATAACAGACGGTGTATTTATCGGTTTAAGACAGGATGGCTGGCGAACTTCAGATAATATGACATTCTGGAGATCCAGATTCTATATGTTCTTTGAAGGAATGATGATTCTTTGCGGTGTATTCTTCTTTATGCTTTACTTCATGTTTGATAAGAATGTAAGCTACCGCCGTTTTGGAATTTTGAACTTCCTTACTGCATTGTTCTTCTCAATCTTCTTTATTACAGATATTCCATGGGCAGGTTTTCATGGAGGTATTCCATTCTTAATTTACGTTAAATTTGCTAAGAGTATCTGTTTCTTTGCAATTGAATTTGTTTTATCTATGTTTATCTGCAGCTTTATAGAATATAAGTTGTCGAAATTTGGAACTGCGATTCAGTATCTTTCATTCTTAATCAGTACAACAATGGTACTGCTGTCTCCAGATTATGTATGGCTGTTTTCTAAGACTCTGGTAATGATTCCAATTTCATGCTTTGGATTGCTTTGTTCTATAGCTTATACAATCATAAGTCTGAAAAATCTTAAAGTTCAAACAAAGGCCCGTTTTGTACTTATTGCAATGGGTGTTTTGTTCTCGATAATGGGTGTTGATATCATCATAAAAGGTGCTTTCCGAAATATCAAAATGCCGTTCATTTCCATTTTTGGATTGACTGCTGTGATTATTGTATTCTTCGTTTATTTCTGTCGTGATTACAGTAAGATTGCCCGCCGCCTTGAGTATCTGAATAAAGGGCTTGAAGATGAAATTAAACTTCAGACAGAAAAACTTACTACAGCAAATAAAAGCCTTCAGCATGACCGTGAGATTTCCCTCAAAGATATGAAAATGGCTGCGATTGTTCAGAAAAAGTTCTTCCATGCGCCTGAGCATTCGCTTAAAAACTGGGATTTTGCAGTTCGTTATGAACCTCTTTCAATCGTTTCTGGAGATCTCTTTAATTTCTATCACGAAGAAGATCTCTTAAATGGTATTTCACTTTTTGATGCTTCTGGACATGGTGTTGCTGCGAGTCTTGTGACAATGCTTGCTGAAAATATCATTCAGCAGACTTATTGTGAAACCCTTGAGAGTGGAGAACGGGTTGCAGATGCCCTCAAGCTTATCAACGAACGATTTATTGAAGCTAAGGGTGAAATTGAAAACTACCTTACAGGTATTCTGTTAAGTACAAAAGAAAATTCAGATGGCAGCTGTACTATGGTTATGTCAAATGCGGGGCACCCGTATCCTCTGTATTACAATGCTAAAGAAAAGGTGGTTGAAGAGCTGCTTCCTTCTGCCGATATGCCGTATACAGGACCTGTCGGATTAAGCGGACTTGGCGTAGAATTCTCTGAAATGGAATTTACAATGCAAAGCGGAGATATTCTGTTCCTTTTTACTGATGGTATTACAGAAATGCTGAATGACAAGAAACTTGATTTTGGAATTGATCCTATTAAGGCTATTATTGAAAAATATAACTCTGAAAGTGCAGAACAGATTATTTCCAGAATTATGGATCGTATGGAAGAGTTTATAGCAGACACACCTCGTGTAGATGATGTGTCTGTTATAATTCTTAAACGAGCTTAA